A stretch of Arachis hypogaea cultivar Tifrunner chromosome 15, arahy.Tifrunner.gnm2.J5K5, whole genome shotgun sequence DNA encodes these proteins:
- the LOC112749486 gene encoding protein WALLS ARE THIN 1 produces the protein MNMVPERAKLHLALTFLQFCHAGHHIIVRIALNMGLSKLIFPVYRNITALVLLAPLAYFSEKKDRPLLTGYYMMQFFLLGLVGITIKEGCYLVGLDNTSPTFASAMQNSVPALTFLMAAVLRYESVHLNRLDGFAKVLGVVASVGGASIITLYKGPTIYAPYSTLNHKQSLSMLGDATGKNWNLGCICLFGHCLCWSAWIVMQASVLKKYSAPLSVSAFTCFFGILQFATIAAFFERDYKAWQFNSSSEIYSVLYAGLVSSGIAAAIQIWAIAKGGPVFASIYLPLQTLMVALMASILLGEEFFLGGIIGALLIITGLYLVVWGKSEETKYGKEVIAPMESKNHGEGICDNASIIQPLILTQNT, from the exons ATGAATATGGTGCCTGAGAGAGCTAAGCTACACTTAGCCTTAACCTTCCTACAATTTTGTCATGCTGGACATCATATAATAGTGAGAATTGCTCTCAACATGGGTTTAAGCAAGCTAATCTTCCCAGTATATAGAAACATTACCGCCCTCGTTCTTCTGGCTCCTCTTGCTTATTTTTCAGAGAA GAAAGACAGGCCACTGCTAACCGGTTATTATATGATGCAATTTTTCCTACTTGGACTAGTTGG aataacaataaaagaaggaTGTTACCTAGTGGGTCTAGATAACACATCGCCCACGTTTGCATCTGCTATGCAAAACTCAGTTCCAGCCTTAACTTTTCTGATGGCTGCAGTACTAAG ATATGAGAGTGTGCACTTGAATAGGCTAGATGGTTTTGCTAAGGTTCTTGGAGTAGTTGCTTCTGTTGGAGGAGCATCAATCATCACTCTTTACAAGGGACCTACCATCTATGCTCCATATTCAACATTGAATCATAAACAATCATTGTCTATGTTGGGGGATGCCACAGGAAAGAACTGGAACTTGGGTTGCATCTGTCTCTTTGGTCACTGCTTATGTTGGTCTGCTTGGATTGTAATGCAAGCATCTGTTCTCAAAAAGTACTCTGCCCCACTCTCAGTTTCTGCCTTTACTTGCTTCTTTGGTATCCTGCAATTTGCAACAATCGCAGCGTTTTTCGAGAGAGATTACAAGGCCTGGCAATTCAATTCTAGTAGTGAAATCTACAGTGTCTTGTATGCG GGACTAGTGAGTTCAGGGATAGCAGCAGCAATACAGATATGGGCTATTGCTAAGGGAGGACCAGTGTTTGCTTCAATTTATCTACCTTTACAGACATTAATGGTAGCCTTGATGGCATCCATTCTTTTAGGGGAAGAATTCTTCTTGGGAGG GATTATTGGAGCTTTATTGATTATAACAGGCTTATACCTTGTTGTGTGGGGAAAAAGTGAAGAAACAAAATATGGCAAAGAGGTCATAGCCCCTATGGAGTCCAAGAATCATGGTGAAGGAATTTGTGACAATGCTTCCATCATCCAACCTTTGATTCTTACCCAAAACACTTAG
- the LOC112749487 gene encoding protein RTE1-HOMOLOG isoform X1, translated as MEAELDPEQQQHMMHGSFPQTMQIDPRRARFPCSIVWSPLPVISWFIPCIGHIGICREDGVILDFAGPNYVCVDNFAFGSATRYFQISRDKCSIPLCQSPESGEEDYLQGENGGGRELRTWDDALLKSTQEFQHRSYSLFTCNCHSFVANNLNRLGFLSRGWNVVTLAIFILFRGRWVSTASMLRSVLPFIFVFSIGVILGGFTFLKYWFLFTSALIGWFIIGTYCFKNLIQL; from the exons ATGGAAGCAGAGTTGGATCCTGAGCAGCAGCAGCATATGATGCATGGAAGTTTTCCCCAAACTATGCAAATTGACCCTAGAAGGGCTCGGTTCCCATGCTCCATCGTGTGGTCACCGCTTCCTGTGATATCGTGGTTCATCCCTTGCATCGGTCACATTGGCATCTGCAGAGAGGATGGGGTCATTTTGGATTTTGCAGGGCCTAATTATGTGTGTGTGGACAATTTCGCATTTGGATCTGCCACTCGGTATTTTCAAATAAGCAGAGATAAG TGTTCCATCCCTCTATGCCAATCTCCAGAGAGTGGTGAGGAAGACTACTTGCAGGGTGAAAATGGAGGAGGAAGAGAATTGAGGACTTGGGATGATGCTTTGCTGAAGAGCACACAAGAATTCCAACATCGATCTTACAGTCTCTTTACATGCAACTGCCACTCATTTGTTGCCAATAATCTAAATAGGTTGGGCTTCTTGTCTCGTGGATGGAATGTGGTGACCCTTGCAATTTTCATTCTGTTCAGGGGACGTTGGGTCAGCACAGCATCTATGCTGAGATCTGTCTTaccatttatttttgtattttctattgGAGTCATTTTGGGGGGCTTCACCTTCCTAAAATATTGGTTCCTATTCACTTCTGCACTCATTGGTTGGTTCATTATTGGTACATACTGTTTCAAGAATCTGATTCAGTTGTAG
- the LOC112749487 gene encoding protein RTE1-HOMOLOG isoform X2 has product MMHGSFPQTMQIDPRRARFPCSIVWSPLPVISWFIPCIGHIGICREDGVILDFAGPNYVCVDNFAFGSATRYFQISRDKCSIPLCQSPESGEEDYLQGENGGGRELRTWDDALLKSTQEFQHRSYSLFTCNCHSFVANNLNRLGFLSRGWNVVTLAIFILFRGRWVSTASMLRSVLPFIFVFSIGVILGGFTFLKYWFLFTSALIGWFIIGTYCFKNLIQL; this is encoded by the exons ATGATGCATGGAAGTTTTCCCCAAACTATGCAAATTGACCCTAGAAGGGCTCGGTTCCCATGCTCCATCGTGTGGTCACCGCTTCCTGTGATATCGTGGTTCATCCCTTGCATCGGTCACATTGGCATCTGCAGAGAGGATGGGGTCATTTTGGATTTTGCAGGGCCTAATTATGTGTGTGTGGACAATTTCGCATTTGGATCTGCCACTCGGTATTTTCAAATAAGCAGAGATAAG TGTTCCATCCCTCTATGCCAATCTCCAGAGAGTGGTGAGGAAGACTACTTGCAGGGTGAAAATGGAGGAGGAAGAGAATTGAGGACTTGGGATGATGCTTTGCTGAAGAGCACACAAGAATTCCAACATCGATCTTACAGTCTCTTTACATGCAACTGCCACTCATTTGTTGCCAATAATCTAAATAGGTTGGGCTTCTTGTCTCGTGGATGGAATGTGGTGACCCTTGCAATTTTCATTCTGTTCAGGGGACGTTGGGTCAGCACAGCATCTATGCTGAGATCTGTCTTaccatttatttttgtattttctattgGAGTCATTTTGGGGGGCTTCACCTTCCTAAAATATTGGTTCCTATTCACTTCTGCACTCATTGGTTGGTTCATTATTGGTACATACTGTTTCAAGAATCTGATTCAGTTGTAG
- the LOC112749489 gene encoding thioredoxin H-type → MAGSSEEGQVIGCHSVDAWTQQLEKGNESKKLIVVDFTASWCGPCRFIAPFLAELAKKFTNVIFLKVDVDELQSVAQDWAVEAMPTFVFVKEGTIIDKVVGAKKEELQQKLDKHVATASA, encoded by the exons ATGGCTGGTTCATCAGAAGAGGGACAGGTTATCGGTTGCCACTCCGTTGATGCATGGACCCAACAGCTTGAGAAGGGAAATGAATCTAAGAAGCTG ATTGTTGTGGATTTCACTGCTTCATGGTGCGGACCATGCCGCTTCATTGCACCTTTCCTGGCTGAGTTGGCTAAGAAGTTTACAAATGTCATATTTTTGAAGGTGGATGTGGATGAACTACAG TCTGTTGCTCAAGACTGGGCTGTGGAGGCAATGCCCACCTTTGTGTTTGTGAAAGAGGGAACTATTATTGACAAAGTGGTGGGAGCAAAGAAGGAAGAACTGCAGCAGAAGCTTGATAAACATGTGGCTACAGCCAGTGCTTAA
- the LOC112749488 gene encoding beta-galactosidase 3, whose amino-acid sequence METSSVSKLVLSLLFWSALLWVVESSVSYDRKAILINGQRRILFSGSIHYPRSTPDMWEDLIQKAKEGGIDVIETYVFWNVHEPSPGNYNFEGRYDLVRFVKTIQKAGLYAHLRIGPYVCAEWNFGGFPVWLKYVPGISFRTDNEPFKRAMQGFTEKIVGMMKSERLYESQGGPIILSQIENEYGAQSKMLGPAGQNYVNWAAKMAVEMGTGVPWIMCKEDDAPDPVINTCNGFYCDKFTPNRPYKPTMWTEAWSGWFSEFGGTIHQRPVQDLAFAVARFIQKGGSFVNYYMYHGGTNFGRTAGGPFITTSYDYDAPLDEYGLIRQPKYGHLKELHKAIKMCERALVSTDAVVTSLGSFQQASVYSTESGDCAAFLSNYDSNSAVRVMFNNMHYNLPPWSVSILPDCRNVVFNTAKVGVQTSQMQMMPTSTQMFLWESFDEDPSSMDDSSTITASGLLEQINVTRDTSDYLWYTTSIDIGSSESFLHGGELPTLIVQSTGHAVHVFINGQLSGSAYGTREDRRFTYIGKVNLRAGTNKISLLSIAVGLPNVGGHFETWNTGILGPVALHGLDQGKWDLSWQKWTYQVGLQGEAMNLASPTGISSVEWMETAIVVQKKQPLTWHKTYFDAPEGDEPLALDMKDMGKGQIWINGQSIGRYWTTSAAGNCSDCNYAGSFRPPKCQLGCGQPTQRWYHVPRSWLKPNHNLLVVFEELGGDPSSISLVKRSVSSVCADVSEYHPNIKNWHIESYGKSQEFHAPKVHLHCSPGQAITSIKFASFGTPFGTCGNYEKGVCHSPESYAILEKKCIRKSRCTITVANSNFGQDPCPNVMKRLSVEAVCSPSAIN is encoded by the exons ATGGAAACCAGCTCGGTTTCCAAGTTGGTGCTTTCGTTGTTGTTTTGGTCAGCATTATTGTGGGTGGTTGAGTCAAGTGTAAGCTATGACAGGAAGGCCATTCTCATCAATGGCCAAAGGAGAATCCTTTTCTCTGGCTCCATACATTATCCCAGAAGTACCCCTGAT ATGTGGGAAGATCTGATTCAGAAGGCGAAAGAGGGAGGCATTGATGTCATTGAAACCTACGTCTTTTGGAATGTTCATGAGCCTTCTCCTGGCAAT TACAATTTCGAAGGAAGGTATGATCTGGTGAGGTTCGTGAAGACCATACAGAAAGCAGGGCTATATGCTCACCTTCGCATTGGACCTTATGTCTGTGCTGAATGGAACTTTGG AGGATTTCCTGTTTGGCTGAAGTATGTTCCTGGTATAAGTTTCAGAACAGACAATGAACCCTTCAAG AGGGCAATGCAAGGGTTCACTGAGAAGATTGTGGGAATGATGAAGAGTGAACGTCTCTATGAATCTCAGGGTGGTCCTATCATACTCTCTCAG ATTGAGAATGAGTATGGGGCACAGAGTAAAATGCTTGGACCAGCTGGCCAAAATTATGTGAACTGGGCTGCAAAAATGGCTGTCGAAATGGGAACTGGGGTCCCATGGATTATGTGCAAGGAAGATGATGCTCCGGATCCAGTG ATAAACACTTGCAATGGCTTTTACTGTGATAAATTTACTCCCAATAGACCCTATAAGCCTACAATGTGGACCGAGGCTTGGAGTGGCTG GTTTTCAGAATTTGGTGGTACAATTCACCAAAGACCTGTCCAAGATTTAGCATTTGCTGTTGCCCGATTTATACAAAAAGGAGGATCCTTTGTAAACTACTACATG TATCATGGAGGAACCAATTTTGGCCGAACGGCCGGAGGCCCTTTCATCACTACCAGCTATGACTATGATGCTCCACTGGATGAATATG GATTGATCAGACAACCAAAATATGGTCATCTAAAGGAGCTTCACAAGGCTATCAAGATGTGTGAGCGAGCTTTAGTTTCAACTGATGCTGTTGTTACATCATTAGGGAGCTTCCAACAG GCTTCTGTATATTCTACAGAATCAGGAGATTGTGCTGCTTTTCTCTCAAACTATGATTCAAACTCTGCTGTTAGAGTCATGTTCAATAATATGCACTACAACCTACCTCCTTGGTCCGTCAGCATCCTCCCCGATTGTAGAAATGTCGTCTTTAATACAGCAAAA GTTGGAGTGCAAACATCTCAGATGCAAATGATGCCCACAAGCACTCAAATGTTCTTGTGGGAGAGTTTTGATGAAGATCCTTCTTCTATGGATGACAGCTCCACAATTACTGCTTCTGGTCTCTTGGAACAAATAAATGTTACACGGGATACAAGTGATTACCTTTGGTATACAACTAG TATTGATATAGGTTCATCTGAGTCTTTCCTCCATGGAGGTGAACTCCCAACTCTCATTGTTCAGTCCACAGGCCACGCTGTACATGTATTTATCAATGGTCAACTATCTG GCTCTGCCTATGGAACAAGAGAGGATAGGAGATTCACATATATTGGGAAAGTAAACCTCCGTGCTGGAACAAACAAAATATCACTGCTCAGCATTGCTGTTGGACTTCCA AATGTGGGAGGACATTTTGAGACATGGAACACAGGAATCCTAGGTCCAGTTGCACTCCATGGACTTGACCAGGGAAAGTGGGACTTGTCTTGGCAGAAATGGACTTATCAG GTTGGTCTGCAAGGAGAGGCCATGAATCTTGCATCTCCAACTGGAATCTCCTCTGTTGAGTGGATGGAGACAGCAATAGTGGTGCAGAAAAAGCAGCCATTGACATGGCACAAG ACTTACTTCGATGCTCCTGAAGGAGATGAGCCATTGGCATTGGACATGAAGGATATGGGTAAAGGTCAAATATGGATCAATGGTCAAAGCATTGGAAGATACTGGACTACTTCAGCTGCTGGCAATTGCAGTGACTGCAACTATGCTGGCTCTTTCAGACCTCCAAAGTGCCAGCTCGGTTGCGGCCAACCGACTCAGCGATG GTACCATGTTCCTCGATCTTGGTTAAAGCCAAATCATAACCTGTTGGTTGTTTTCGAGGAACTCGGGGGCGACCCTTCGAGTATTTCACTTGTGAAGAGATCAGTGAGCAGTGTGTGTGCTGATGTGTCAGAGTATCACCCAAATATCAAGAACTGGCACATTGAGAGCTATGGCAAGTCTCAAGAGTTCCATGCTCCCAAGGTTCACTTACATTGTAGTCCTGGGCAGGCCATTACTTCCATCAAATTTGCAAGCTTTGGAACACCTTTCGGCACTTGTGGCAACTATGAGAAGGGAGTTTGTCATTCTCCTGAATCCTATGCCATCTTGGAGAAG AAATGCATAAGAAAGTCTAGATGCACAATCACAGTTGCAAACAGCAACTTCGGTCAAGATCCATGCCCCAATGTGATGAAGCGGTTATCAGTTGAAGCTGTTTGCTCTCCATCTGCCATCAATTAG